A genomic window from Blattabacterium cuenoti includes:
- the lpdA gene encoding dihydrolipoyl dehydrogenase, translated as MSFFDVIIIGSGPGGYVAAIRSAQLGMKTALIEKESLGGVCLNWGCIPTKYLLNQAKILHKIKKNQFFFSLNNKIQIDFPKIISNSRNIVKKMNEGVSFLMKKNGIHIIHGNAKLKNNKKIEVHQTTKKVQEYSASNIIIATGEKSKIDPNFKLDFNKIIDFKKALTLSVLPKKMIIVGSGSIGLEFASFYHSMGTDIIIIEKSSLLCPNVDEEISNQLKISLDKRGIKNYVSSFIKKINYTNKGSILTEISTSKKNIVIETDIILSAIGMIPNIHFLDLEQIGIHTNKKGYIIVDKNYQTNINGYYAIGDVINTPSLAHVATQEAIICIEAIKGLKPQNIDYNNIPKCVYCFPEIASVGYTEKQAKEQGYTIKIGKFPFSALGKSICDEETEGFVKVIFDSKYDEWLGCHMIGNNVTDLISEVVISRKLEATNYELLGCIHPHPSLSESILEAIANAYGRAIHL; from the coding sequence ATGTCATTTTTTGATGTTATTATTATAGGAAGTGGACCTGGTGGATATGTAGCAGCTATAAGATCTGCACAACTTGGAATGAAAACTGCTCTTATAGAAAAAGAATCTTTAGGAGGAGTTTGTTTAAATTGGGGTTGTATTCCTACAAAATATCTTTTAAATCAAGCTAAAATTTTACATAAAATAAAAAAAAATCAATTCTTTTTTAGTTTAAATAATAAAATACAAATTGATTTTCCTAAAATTATATCTAATAGTAGAAATATAGTTAAAAAAATGAATGAAGGAGTATCATTTTTAATGAAGAAAAATGGAATTCATATTATTCATGGAAATGCAAAATTAAAAAATAATAAAAAAATTGAAGTTCATCAAACTACAAAAAAAGTTCAAGAATATTCAGCATCTAATATTATTATAGCAACAGGAGAAAAATCTAAAATAGATCCTAATTTTAAATTAGATTTTAATAAAATTATAGATTTCAAAAAAGCTTTAACATTATCTGTTTTACCTAAAAAAATGATTATTGTAGGATCTGGATCTATTGGTTTAGAATTTGCTTCTTTTTATCATTCTATGGGAACAGATATTATTATTATAGAAAAAAGTTCTTTACTATGTCCAAATGTAGATGAAGAAATTTCTAATCAATTAAAAATATCTTTAGATAAAAGAGGAATTAAAAATTATGTATCTTCTTTTATTAAAAAAATAAATTATACTAATAAAGGGAGTATTTTAACTGAAATTTCTACATCTAAAAAGAACATTGTAATAGAAACTGATATTATACTTTCCGCTATTGGAATGATTCCTAATATTCATTTTTTAGATTTAGAACAAATAGGGATACATACTAATAAAAAAGGATATATAATAGTAGATAAAAATTATCAAACAAATATAAATGGTTATTATGCGATTGGAGATGTAATTAATACTCCATCTTTAGCTCATGTTGCGACTCAAGAAGCTATAATATGTATTGAAGCTATAAAAGGATTAAAACCTCAAAATATAGATTATAATAATATTCCAAAATGTGTTTATTGTTTCCCTGAAATAGCTTCTGTAGGATATACAGAAAAACAAGCTAAAGAACAAGGATATACTATTAAAATAGGTAAATTTCCTTTTAGTGCACTTGGAAAATCTATATGTGATGAAGAAACAGAGGGTTTTGTAAAAGTTATTTTTGATAGTAAATATGATGAATGGTTAGGGTGTCATATGATAGGTAATAATGTAACGGATTTAATATCAGAAGTAGTAATATCTAGAAAATTAGAAGCTACTAATTATGAACTTTTAGGATGTATTCATCCTCATCCTTCATTAAGTGAATCTATTTTAGAAGCGATAGCAAATGCTTATGGAAGAGCTATCCATTTATAA
- the fsa gene encoding fructose-6-phosphate aldolase, with amino-acid sequence MKFFIDTANLEELKKAKKLGLLDGVTTNPSLIAKESIQKNQIYEHYISICNIINKGDVSAEIISTNYKDMIEEGKKIASLNPKIVIKIPITKDGLQAIQYFYKKKIKTNCTLIFSSTQAILAAKSGSTYVSPFIGRLDDIKYNGLNLIKEIKLIFDNYHFNTKILAASIRNSLHIIECSKIGIYAITTPLKILCSLLYHPLTNLGLDIFLKDYKKKFN; translated from the coding sequence ATGAAATTTTTTATAGATACAGCAAATTTAGAAGAATTAAAAAAAGCTAAAAAATTAGGATTATTAGATGGAGTAACGACTAATCCTTCTTTAATTGCAAAAGAATCTATTCAAAAAAATCAAATTTATGAACATTATATTTCTATATGTAACATAATTAATAAAGGAGATGTTAGTGCAGAAATAATTAGTACAAATTATAAAGATATGATTGAAGAAGGAAAAAAAATTGCTTCTTTAAATCCAAAAATTGTAATAAAAATTCCAATTACAAAAGATGGATTACAAGCTATTCAATATTTTTATAAAAAAAAAATTAAAACTAATTGTACATTAATTTTTTCATCTACACAAGCTATTTTAGCTGCAAAATCTGGATCAACTTATGTTTCTCCTTTTATAGGTAGATTAGATGATATTAAATATAATGGATTAAATTTAATTAAAGAAATTAAATTAATTTTTGATAATTATCATTTTAATACAAAAATATTAGCAGCTTCTATAAGAAATTCTTTACACATTATAGAATGTTCTAAAATAGGAATATATGCTATTACTACTCCTTTAAAAATTTTATGTTCTCTTTTATATCATCCATTAACTAATTTGGGTTTAGATATTTTTTTAAAAGATTATAAAAAAAAATTTAATTAA
- a CDS encoding outer membrane protein assembly factor BamD, with amino-acid sequence MKKIFLLLLILISFSFHLEQINFKKSFFDYYFFLKKKNIIIFNNFSKKILNFLKKNTIEKKNENFLFKKGVYYFNHSLDFDLDQTNTDLSIKIFNQFIKEYPNHIKIKEANKFLKILLKKIEKRDYYIANTYYLMNEYKASLMYFKNFIINYPNSILKENVLYKICLNTYQLVNSSKKKNIFF; translated from the coding sequence ATGAAAAAAATTTTTTTATTATTATTAATTTTAATTTCTTTTTCTTTTCATTTAGAACAAATAAATTTTAAAAAATCTTTTTTTGATTATTATTTTTTTTTAAAAAAAAAAAATATAATAATATTTAATAATTTTTCTAAAAAAATATTGAATTTTTTAAAAAAAAATACTATTGAAAAAAAAAATGAAAATTTTTTATTTAAAAAAGGAGTATATTATTTTAATCATTCTTTAGATTTTGATTTAGATCAGACAAATACTGATTTATCAATCAAAATATTTAATCAATTTATTAAAGAATATCCTAATCATATAAAAATAAAAGAAGCCAATAAATTTTTAAAAATTTTATTAAAAAAAATAGAAAAGAGAGATTATTATATTGCTAATACATATTATTTAATGAATGAATATAAAGCTTCTTTAATGTATTTCAAAAATTTCATAATTAATTATCCAAACAGTATTTTAAAAGAAAATGTTTTATATAAAATTTGTTTAAATACATATCAATTAGTAAATTCTTCTAAAAAAAAAAATATTTTTTTTTAG
- a CDS encoding ferritin, with the protein MFKKKILIGLKKQLNKELESSLLYLSMASWVEYKYGNLEGIYNFLYDHSEEEKKHMLKLIKYLNKRGAYADIVYQFNLKKSWNTLKELFQKLYKHEQKISDEINLLVDLSLKEKDFFTYNFLQWYVEEQIEEEGLSKMILDKINFLENDKGGLYLFDYDLKNFHKKNKL; encoded by the coding sequence ATGTTTAAAAAAAAAATATTAATAGGTTTAAAAAAACAACTAAATAAAGAATTAGAATCATCTTTATTATATTTATCTATGGCATCTTGGGTGGAATATAAATATGGAAATTTAGAAGGTATTTATAATTTTTTATATGATCATTCTGAAGAAGAAAAAAAACACATGTTGAAATTGATAAAATATCTTAATAAAAGAGGAGCTTATGCTGATATTGTTTATCAATTTAATTTAAAAAAATCATGGAATACTTTAAAAGAATTATTTCAAAAATTATATAAACATGAACAAAAAATTTCTGATGAAATAAATTTATTAGTAGATTTATCTTTGAAAGAAAAAGATTTTTTTACTTATAATTTCTTACAATGGTATGTAGAAGAACAAATAGAAGAAGAAGGATTAAGTAAAATGATATTAGATAAAATTAATTTTTTAGAAAATGATAAAGGAGGTTTATATTTATTTGATTATGATTTAAAAAATTTTCATAAAAAAAATAAATTATGA
- the dapA gene encoding 4-hydroxy-tetrahydrodipicolinate synthase has translation MKKLYGTGVALITPFNKNGTIDFNGLEKLVKYVEKYVNYLVILGTTSEVSTLNNEEKNEIIEFIKNINHKKLPLVLGLGGNNTKEIIKKINNINLSDFSAILSVTPYYNKPSQEGIYQHFKSIVNNTNANIILYNVPKRTGTNINTDTIIRLANDFPTIIGIKEASGNILQYYKIISQKPKNFSVICGDDFLILPIILGGGDSIISVIAQGFPKEISQLIYFLKKNKINKASSIFYKMIKMIDLIYEEGNPTGIKTLLSIIGICYSNVRLPLVNGTLMLKKKIQKLFKKIN, from the coding sequence ATGAAAAAATTATATGGAACAGGTGTAGCGTTAATTACTCCTTTTAACAAAAATGGAACCATTGATTTTAATGGACTTGAAAAGTTAGTAAAATATGTTGAAAAATATGTTAATTATTTAGTAATATTAGGAACTACTTCTGAAGTATCTACTTTAAATAATGAAGAAAAAAATGAAATTATTGAATTTATTAAAAATATAAATCATAAAAAATTACCATTAGTCTTAGGACTTGGTGGAAATAATACAAAAGAAATTATTAAAAAAATAAATAATATTAATTTATCAGATTTTTCAGCTATACTTTCTGTTACTCCTTATTATAATAAACCTTCTCAAGAAGGAATATATCAACATTTTAAATCTATTGTTAATAATACTAATGCTAATATCATTTTATATAATGTTCCTAAAAGAACTGGAACTAATATAAATACTGATACAATAATTAGATTAGCAAATGATTTTCCTACTATTATAGGAATAAAAGAAGCTTCAGGTAATATTTTGCAATATTATAAAATAATTTCTCAAAAACCTAAAAATTTTAGTGTTATTTGTGGAGATGATTTTTTAATATTACCTATAATTTTAGGAGGTGGAGATAGTATCATCTCTGTAATAGCTCAAGGGTTTCCTAAAGAAATTTCTCAATTAATATATTTTTTAAAAAAAAATAAAATAAATAAAGCTTCTTCTATTTTTTATAAAATGATTAAAATGATTGATCTTATTTATGAAGAAGGGAATCCTACAGGAATTAAAACTTTATTAAGTATTATAGGAATATGTTATTCTAATGTTAGACTACCATTAGTAAATGGAACATTAATGTTAAAAAAAAAAATACAAAAATTATTTAAAAAAATAAATTAA
- the pncB gene encoding nicotinate phosphoribosyltransferase: MNEFSILSSLLDNDFYKFIMQNAVIKLFPSTKAKYKFINRGNHSFPKNFAKILKKNLQTMSNLKLSNKERIFLEKNCPYLDSKYLDYLDSYQYNPKEVHIYQYGRNIHIDIEGLWSRTILWEVPLMAIISELYYQLTGAKRISNKKLIFLTKKKIDFYKKLKVYIGEYGTRRRFSYKVHKLVLNILKKKGNSFFMGSSNVHLSHLFSKKPIGTQGHEWIMFHAAKYGFNLADKIAMENWLNLYGKNLKIALSDTYTTPIFFQNFNKKLANLFDGIRHDSGDPYSFITETLNHYKKLKINPYKKKIIFSDNLTPTKIASISSFCKKKINPFFGIGTNFTNDVGVPSLNIVIKMVKATIKKNKWVSVIKLSNIKEKSTGEKKIIFLAKKNLHLL; the protein is encoded by the coding sequence ATGAATGAATTTTCTATTTTATCATCATTATTAGATAATGATTTTTATAAATTTATTATGCAAAATGCTGTAATTAAATTATTTCCTTCAACTAAAGCAAAATATAAATTTATTAATAGAGGAAATCATTCTTTTCCAAAAAATTTTGCAAAAATTTTAAAAAAAAATCTTCAAACTATGTCTAATTTAAAATTATCTAATAAAGAAAGAATTTTTTTAGAAAAAAATTGTCCATATTTAGATTCAAAATATTTAGATTATTTAGATAGTTATCAATATAATCCTAAAGAAGTTCATATTTATCAATATGGAAGAAATATCCACATAGATATTGAAGGTTTATGGAGTAGAACTATTTTATGGGAAGTTCCTTTAATGGCGATTATATCTGAATTGTATTATCAATTAACAGGTGCTAAACGTATTTCAAATAAAAAATTAATTTTTCTTACAAAGAAAAAAATAGATTTTTATAAAAAATTAAAAGTTTATATAGGAGAATATGGAACTAGAAGACGTTTTTCTTATAAAGTTCATAAACTAGTATTAAATATTTTAAAAAAAAAAGGAAATTCTTTTTTTATGGGAAGTAGTAATGTCCATTTATCCCATCTTTTTTCTAAAAAACCTATTGGTACTCAAGGACATGAATGGATTATGTTTCATGCAGCTAAATATGGATTTAATCTTGCTGATAAAATAGCTATGGAAAATTGGTTAAATTTATATGGAAAAAATTTAAAAATAGCATTATCTGATACATATACTACTCCAATTTTTTTTCAAAATTTTAATAAAAAATTAGCAAATTTATTTGATGGAATTAGACATGATAGTGGTGATCCCTATTCCTTTATTACAGAAACACTTAATCATTATAAAAAATTAAAAATTAATCCATATAAAAAAAAAATTATATTTTCCGATAATCTAACCCCTACAAAAATAGCTTCTATTTCTTCTTTTTGTAAAAAAAAAATTAATCCATTTTTTGGAATAGGAACTAATTTTACTAATGACGTTGGAGTTCCTTCTTTAAATATTGTAATTAAAATGGTTAAAGCAACTATAAAAAAAAATAAATGGGTTTCTGTTATAAAATTATCAAATATTAAAGAAAAATCTACAGGGGAAAAAAAAATAATTTTTTTAGCTAAAAAAAACCTTCATCTTTTATGA
- the miaB gene encoding tRNA (N6-isopentenyl adenosine(37)-C2)-methylthiotransferase MiaB, which yields MNHIKKIFFYIENYGCQMNISDSEIIIAILLKNQFFLTKNIKKAHIILINTCAVRKKPELILINRLKKIKYLTSNNKIHPIFIVIGCLSKDNSFFLKKVNLIDFNIHPDSYKKLPYFINLYFKNKFPKNIQQINNKENYSDIIPFRKKNKITTFLSITRGCDNMCTFCIVPFTRGRERSRDPYSIIKECKNLYIQGYREITLLGQNVDSYIWNYENNKKIIDFSNLLDFLAKEIPFMRIRFSTSNPHDMSLQVIKIISKHKNICKHIHLPVQSGSNKILKLMNRKYTREKYINLIKKIKSIIPECSISHDIITGFCNEEEEDHKKTISLMNEIKYHYGYMFSYSPRPGTYAYKKLKDNVPLYIKKRRLKEIIDLQKNHSIFHMKKYLGKQQEILIEGVSKKNDQYWFGRNTQNIITVFPKKKYKIGQMVFINIIDYTSATLIGE from the coding sequence ATGAATCACATAAAAAAAATATTTTTTTATATAGAAAATTATGGATGTCAAATGAATATTTCTGATAGTGAAATAATTATTGCTATTTTATTAAAAAATCAATTTTTTTTAACAAAAAATATAAAAAAAGCTCATATTATTTTAATAAATACTTGTGCTGTTAGAAAAAAACCAGAATTAATATTAATAAATAGATTAAAAAAAATTAAATATTTAACATCTAATAATAAAATTCATCCAATATTTATAGTAATTGGTTGTTTATCTAAAGATAATAGTTTTTTTTTAAAAAAAGTAAATCTTATCGATTTTAATATTCATCCAGATTCTTATAAAAAATTACCTTATTTTATAAATTTATATTTCAAAAATAAATTTCCAAAAAATATACAACAAATTAATAATAAAGAAAATTATAGTGATATAATTCCATTTAGAAAAAAAAATAAGATAACAACTTTTTTGAGTATTACAAGAGGATGTGATAATATGTGCACTTTTTGTATAGTTCCTTTTACAAGAGGAAGAGAAAGAAGTAGAGATCCTTATTCTATCATTAAAGAATGTAAAAATTTATATATACAAGGATATAGAGAAATAACTCTTTTAGGTCAAAATGTAGATTCATATATTTGGAATTATGAAAATAATAAAAAAATAATAGATTTTTCTAATCTTTTAGATTTTTTAGCTAAAGAAATTCCATTTATGAGAATTCGTTTTTCTACTTCTAATCCTCATGATATGTCACTTCAAGTAATAAAAATTATTTCTAAACATAAAAATATTTGCAAACATATTCATCTACCAGTACAATCTGGAAGTAATAAAATATTAAAATTAATGAATAGAAAATATACTCGTGAAAAATATATTAATTTAATTAAAAAAATTAAATCTATTATTCCTGAATGTTCTATTTCACATGATATTATTACAGGTTTTTGTAATGAAGAGGAGGAAGATCATAAAAAAACTATTAGTTTAATGAATGAAATAAAATATCATTATGGATATATGTTTTCTTATTCTCCTAGACCTGGAACTTATGCTTATAAAAAACTAAAAGATAATGTCCCTTTATATATAAAAAAAAGACGTTTAAAAGAAATTATAGATTTGCAAAAAAATCACTCAATTTTTCATATGAAAAAATATTTAGGAAAACAACAAGAAATTTTAATAGAAGGAGTTTCTAAAAAAAATGATCAATATTGGTTTGGAAGAAATACTCAAAATATTATAACTGTTTTTCCTAAAAAAAAATATAAAATAGGACAAATGGTATTTATAAATATTATAGATTATACATCAGCTACTTTAATAGGAGAATAG
- a CDS encoding sigma-54 interaction domain-containing protein, protein MELSIIQRVKQKFNIISHDFAFLRALEKAIQVAPTDISVLVLGESGVGKEFIPKIIHHFSCRKHHSYIAVNCGAIPEGTIDSELFGHEKGSFTGATNMRKGYFEGSNGGTIFLDEVGELPLSTQVRLLRILESGEFIKVGSSKIQKTNIRIVSATNLNMLESIQKGKFREDLYYRLNTVQINIPPLRFRKKDIPLLWKKFSNDFAEKYHMPPIKLSKESLKYLENYSWPGNVRQLKNITEQISIIEPKREISINKLKEYIPENIPSLSFSNNNFNKNFIPNFSTKRDFLYKVLFEIKNNLNNLKNLTLQLIKNKNNTYNDFIKNNQQLMEKVFGKMIYSNNLIKDPIIKLEHISNTKKNLNYEKINNFQKKSNIFSLQEKEIEFIQKALKKNNGKRRKTAKDLGISERTLYRKIKQYGL, encoded by the coding sequence ATGGAATTATCTATTATACAAAGGGTTAAACAAAAATTTAATATTATTAGTCATGATTTTGCTTTTCTTAGAGCATTAGAAAAAGCTATTCAAGTTGCTCCAACAGATATATCTGTATTAGTACTTGGAGAAAGTGGAGTAGGAAAAGAATTTATTCCAAAAATTATTCATCATTTTTCTTGTAGAAAACATCATTCTTATATTGCTGTTAATTGTGGGGCTATTCCAGAAGGAACTATTGATAGTGAATTATTTGGACATGAAAAAGGATCTTTTACTGGAGCAACAAATATGCGAAAAGGATATTTTGAAGGATCTAATGGTGGAACTATTTTTTTAGATGAAGTGGGAGAACTCCCTTTAAGTACACAAGTACGTCTTTTACGTATTTTAGAATCTGGAGAATTTATTAAAGTAGGATCATCTAAAATACAAAAAACTAATATACGTATTGTTTCTGCTACAAATTTAAATATGTTAGAATCTATACAAAAAGGAAAATTTAGAGAAGATTTATATTATCGTTTAAATACAGTTCAAATTAATATACCTCCTTTACGTTTTCGTAAAAAAGATATTCCATTATTATGGAAAAAATTTTCTAATGATTTTGCAGAAAAATATCATATGCCTCCAATAAAACTTTCTAAAGAATCTTTAAAATATTTAGAAAATTATTCTTGGCCTGGGAACGTTAGACAATTAAAAAATATAACAGAACAAATATCTATTATAGAACCAAAACGTGAAATATCTATTAATAAGTTAAAAGAATATATTCCTGAAAATATTCCATCTTTATCTTTTTCTAATAATAATTTTAATAAAAATTTTATACCAAATTTTTCAACAAAAAGAGATTTTTTATATAAAGTTTTATTTGAAATTAAAAATAATTTAAACAATTTAAAGAATTTAACATTACAATTAATAAAAAATAAAAATAATACTTACAATGATTTTATAAAAAATAATCAACAACTTATGGAAAAAGTATTTGGAAAAATGATTTATTCAAATAATCTAATAAAAGATCCTATAATTAAATTAGAACATATTTCAAATACAAAAAAAAATTTAAATTATGAAAAAATCAATAATTTTCAAAAAAAATCTAATATTTTTTCATTACAAGAAAAAGAAATAGAATTTATTCAAAAAGCTTTAAAAAAAAATAATGGAAAAAGAAGAAAAACAGCCAAAGATTTAGGTATATCTGAAAGAACATTATATCGAAAAATTAAACAATATGGATTATAA
- the secG gene encoding preprotein translocase subunit SecG — protein sequence MYLIIFFSLLIILMCFLLIIVILIQNPKKGFISQSFMEKNFQFFGVNRTNNFLEKITWILSIIIFFLILMFNFLLKKNK from the coding sequence ATGTATTTAATTATTTTTTTTAGTTTATTAATTATTTTAATGTGTTTCCTACTTATTATAGTAATTTTAATTCAAAATCCTAAAAAAGGATTTATTTCTCAATCTTTTATGGAAAAAAATTTTCAATTTTTTGGAGTAAATAGAACTAATAATTTTTTAGAAAAAATTACTTGGATATTATCTATAATAATTTTTTTTTTAATTTTAATGTTTAATTTTTTACTAAAAAAAAATAAATGA
- a CDS encoding co-chaperone GroES — MMEVKIKPLADRVLVQPDPAETQTASGIIIPDTAKEKPQKGTVIAVGCGKKDEPLILKKGDKVLYGKYSGTELKWEGEEYLIMRESDVIAII, encoded by the coding sequence ATGATGGAAGTAAAGATTAAACCTTTAGCAGATCGTGTTCTAGTACAACCTGATCCTGCTGAAACACAAACAGCATCAGGTATTATTATTCCAGATACAGCTAAAGAAAAACCACAAAAAGGAACTGTAATAGCTGTTGGATGTGGAAAAAAAGATGAACCTTTAATTTTAAAAAAAGGAGATAAAGTCTTATATGGAAAATATTCAGGAACTGAATTAAAATGGGAAGGGGAAGAATATTTAATTATGCGAGAATCTGATGTAATAGCTATTATATAA
- the groL gene encoding chaperonin GroEL (60 kDa chaperone family; promotes refolding of misfolded polypeptides especially under stressful conditions; forms two stacked rings of heptamers to form a barrel-shaped 14mer; ends can be capped by GroES; misfolded proteins enter the barrel where they are refolded when GroES binds), whose product MAKDIKFDIEARDKLKKGVDALANAVKVTLGPKGRNVVLQKSFGGPQVTKDGVSVAKEIELEDSIENLGAQMVKEVASKTNDVAGDGTTTATVLAQAIVREGLKNVAAGANPMDLKRGIDKALEVVILDLKKQSREVGGNNEKIKQVASISANNDEKTGALIADAFEKVGKEGVITVEEAKGTDTSVDIVEGMQFDRGYQSPYFVTNTEKMITEFDQPQILLSDKKIAAMKDLLPILEPVAQSGKPLLIISEEVEGEALATLVVNKIRGTLKVAAIKAPGFGDRRKAMLEDIAILTGGNVISEETGSKLEDVKLNMLGKAERVIIDKDNTTIVNGGGSKKDIRARVDQIKAQIETTTSDYDKEKLQERLAKLAGGVAVLYVGAASEVEMKEKKDRVDDALNATRAAVEEGIVAGGGVALVRAIKSLDHIIGDNPDQDTGIQIVRRSLEEPLRQIVANAGGEGSVVVAKVAEGKGDYGYDAKIGEYKNMIVEGIIDPTKVARVALENAASVSGMLLTTECVVTEIKKEEPITPPMPGAGGGGMGGMM is encoded by the coding sequence ATGGCAAAAGATATTAAATTTGATATTGAAGCAAGAGATAAATTAAAAAAAGGAGTAGATGCATTAGCAAATGCTGTAAAAGTTACTTTAGGACCTAAAGGACGTAATGTAGTTTTACAAAAATCTTTTGGTGGCCCTCAAGTAACTAAAGATGGAGTTTCTGTAGCTAAAGAAATTGAATTAGAAGATTCTATAGAAAATTTAGGAGCACAAATGGTAAAAGAAGTCGCTTCTAAAACTAATGATGTCGCAGGAGATGGAACAACGACAGCAACTGTATTAGCACAAGCTATTGTTAGAGAAGGATTAAAAAATGTAGCAGCTGGAGCTAATCCAATGGATTTAAAAAGAGGAATAGATAAAGCATTAGAAGTTGTTATTTTAGATTTAAAAAAACAATCTAGAGAAGTTGGAGGTAATAATGAAAAAATTAAACAAGTAGCTTCTATATCTGCGAATAATGATGAAAAAACTGGAGCTTTAATAGCAGATGCTTTTGAAAAAGTAGGAAAAGAAGGAGTTATTACAGTAGAAGAAGCAAAAGGAACAGATACATCTGTAGATATCGTAGAAGGAATGCAATTTGATAGAGGATATCAATCTCCATATTTTGTAACTAATACAGAAAAAATGATAACAGAATTTGATCAACCACAAATTTTATTATCTGATAAAAAAATAGCGGCAATGAAAGATTTATTGCCTATATTAGAACCTGTAGCACAATCTGGAAAACCATTATTAATTATTTCTGAAGAAGTAGAAGGAGAAGCTTTAGCTACATTAGTAGTTAATAAAATACGAGGAACATTAAAAGTTGCTGCTATAAAAGCTCCTGGATTTGGAGATAGAAGAAAAGCAATGTTAGAGGATATAGCAATATTAACAGGAGGTAATGTAATTTCAGAAGAAACTGGAAGTAAATTAGAAGATGTTAAATTAAATATGTTAGGGAAAGCGGAAAGAGTTATTATTGATAAAGATAATACAACTATTGTTAATGGAGGTGGAAGTAAAAAAGATATTAGAGCTCGTGTAGATCAAATTAAAGCACAAATAGAAACTACAACATCTGATTATGATAAAGAAAAATTACAAGAACGTTTAGCAAAATTAGCTGGAGGGGTAGCGGTACTTTATGTTGGAGCTGCGTCTGAAGTAGAAATGAAAGAAAAGAAAGACCGTGTAGATGATGCTTTAAATGCTACTCGTGCAGCAGTAGAAGAAGGAATTGTTGCAGGAGGTGGTGTAGCATTAGTTCGTGCTATTAAATCGTTAGATCATATTATTGGAGATAATCCAGATCAAGATACTGGAATTCAAATAGTAAGACGTTCTTTAGAAGAACCTTTACGTCAAATTGTAGCTAATGCTGGAGGTGAAGGATCTGTCGTCGTTGCTAAAGTAGCAGAAGGTAAAGGAGATTATGGATATGATGCTAAAATAGGTGAATATAAAAATATGATAGTAGAAGGGATTATTGATCCTACTAAAGTAGCAAGAGTCGCATTAGAAAATGCAGCATCAGTATCTGGAATGTTATTAACTACTGAATGTGTTGTTACAGAAATTAAAAAAGAAGAACCAATTACACCTCCAATGCCTGGAGCTGGTGGTGGTGGAATGGGTGGTATGATGTAA